In Hyphomicrobiales bacterium, the sequence AAACGGCTAGCGCGTTCCACCCGAATAAGCGAGAGGCGAGAACGGGGTTGTATCCCAGATCACGCCAAGGATGACCGCATGGTCCCGTCAGATCCTTCCGGGCTCCAACCGCCTTTAAAGGCTGGTGATTTGACACAGAACCAGGCCGTCATTCCGGGCGACCGAAGGTAGGCCCGGAATCCATCATACGGCGCCGCGTTTTGCGATGGATTCCGGATCGGCGCCGCTACGCGGCTTGTCCGGAATGGCGGCGCGGTTCCATCAAAACGAAGCAAACTTCTAGCCCAGACGCCGGTCGAGCATGTCGTCGATCCGCTCGGCCACGGCGCGATGCTCCGCGAGGAGCGCCTGAAGCGGCCCGATCGCGCGGAAGGCGGCCAGGTCCTGCTGCTCCTCGCCCTCCGTCCGCCAGGCGTCGATGGCCGCATCGGCCGCTGCCAGGATCGCCTCGGGCAGGCCGTTCTCCAGCGAAACGCCGGCCTCCACGGCAATGCGCGTCGCGATCTGCCGACGAAGCTCCCGCTCGCAGGCGATCACCGCGTCGATTTCGTCGCGATAGGCCATGGCGCCGTTCAGTGGACGGTCGCGAGGTCGTCGTCGTCCGGATCGATCAGCTTCGCCAGCCCGAGCTGCTCGACGCCGTCGGTGAACTCTGCGAAGGCCTCGGTATCCGTGGCAAAGCTGTCCTGCCACACCGTCGAGCCGCCCTCCTCATCGACGAGTTCGAGCGTCCAGCCCTCCGTGCCCTCGACGCGATAGATCTCGACCTGAACGGTCACACCGTCGTCGGTGAAGCTCTGCGACAGGGGCGAGCGAATGATGTCGGGAAAATCGGTCATGGCTTCAGCCTAGCAGGTCGCGACCGGGCTTGCAGCAGCGGATCGAAACCACCCTGCCTCAAGAATCACGATCGCGCTGGGGCGGGGCCTCCTCGGTCTCCTCGATCGGCTCTCCGGGGATCACATAGCTGCCCTTCAGCCAGCGGCCGAGGTCGATATCGGCGCAACGCGCCGAGCAGAACGGCTTGAAGCGCGCCACGGCCGGCTTTCCGCAGATCGGACAGGGCTTCGCGGCCGGCTCCGGCTTGTCGGTTTCAGTCATATTTGAGCGTGATGCCTCCATCGACGACCAGTTCGATGCCGGTGACATAGCGCGCTTCGTCGCTTGCGAGAAAGAGCGCCGCATTGGCCACGTCCCAGGCCTCGCCCATATGCTTCATCGGCACCTGGGCCGCGCGCGCCGCCCACATCGCCTCGATGTCGCCCTCGCCATAGGCCTGCGCAAGCCCGGCCGAATGCTCGACCATCGGCGTCTTCATCAGGCCCGGAAGGATCGCGTTCACGCGGATCTTCTGCGGAGCGTACTGCACCGCAGTCGTGCGGGTGAGCTGGTTCAAGGCCGCCTTGGTCGCCGAATAGCTCGCATAAGGCACGCCGGTATGGCGGATCGAGGCGATCGAGGAAATGTTGATGATCGAACCGCCCTCGCCCGTCTCCTCGAACTGGCGCTGCATCACCGGGATCACATGCTTCATCGCCAGGAAAGCGCCGGTGAGGTTGACGCGGAAAACCCGCTCCCAAACCTCCTCGGGCAGATCGACGACGCTGCCGACCTCGGCGATGCCGACATTGTTGTCGAGGATATCGATGCGCCCGTAGCGGCCGAGCGCGTGGGCGACGAGATCGCCGACCTGATCCGCCCTGGTGACGTCCGTCTGGATCGCGAATGCTTCGCCGCCCTCGTTGCAGATGATGCCCGCCGTCTCCTCGGCAGCGTCGCGGTTGATATCCGCGCAGACGACCCGCGCGCCTTCGCGGGCAAAGACCGTGGCCGTCGCCTTGCCGTTCCCCCATCCGGGCCCGATCGAACCCGCCCCGGCCACGATCGCGACCTTGCCGCTCAGACGCCCCGTCATATTCGCTCCCCTCCCACGCAGACCCGGCGGAGGATCGGTCGCGAGCGGCCGGGAGGCAACCCCTGCCCGCGTCAGGCGGCGTTCATCCAGCCGAAGCGGACAGGGAAACCTTCGCCCGCGAGCAGATTGACCGTTTCATGGAGCGGAAGGCCAACCACGCCGGTATAGGAGCCGACGAGCTTGACGACGAAGGAGCCGGCGATGCCCTGGATCGCATAGCCGCCGGCCTTGCCGCGCCATTCACCGGAGGCGAGATAATGCTCGATATCCTCGGTGGAGAGGCGCTTGAAGCGCAGCCTCGTCTCGACGATGCGATCGCGGATCGCGCCGGAAGGGGTCACCATAGCAACCCCGGTATAGACCCGGTGCGCGCGCCCCGAGAGCAGGCGCAGACAGGCCGCTGCCTCGTCGACGATCTCGGCCTTGGGCAGGATCCGCCGCCCGACGGCGACCACCGTGTCGGCCGCGAGGATGTAACAACCTTCCAGATCGGCCCGCGAACCGGCTCCTTCACGGGCGGCCTCAGCCTTCTCGCGCGCCAGGCGGCGGGCGAGATCGCGCGGGCGCTCGCCCTTGCGCGGCGTCTCGTCGAGATCCGCCGGCAGCAGGGCATCCGGCTTCAGGCCCGCCTGTTCGAGCAGGGCGAGGCGGCGCGGCGAGGCCGAGGCCAGCACCAGCATCGGTCGCCAGCCAGGATGCTTGGGAGAGGAAAAGAGACTCAAAAGGCTGCCCGACTTGTTTCGCGCGGCGAAAGGAGCGGCGCGCGATCAGCCTTAGAGCATTTCTGCAACGCGATAAATCCGCAACCGCAAGGCGCAAAATGCAGATCGAACAGCACTGAAGGCCCCTTGCTCTGCGCCTGACGCATAAAATCTGGACAGGAGAGCTGGTATACTAACGGTTGCCAAGCCCGGCTTGTGACGGCACACTCGCTTCCCCTCGGCTTGGCGCCGCAGCGTTACGGGAGTTCGTTCATGCGAAGCACGCGCAGGTCATCGCGTTCCGCCGTTGCGACGGGCGCAGATGCACAGGTGCTTGCCGCGCGCGTGCTGACGATGCAGGCGGAAGCCGGCCTCACCATCGCGATGCGGATGCCGCTCCTGTTCAGGGGCGCTTTCGGCGACAGCCGTGGCCAGCACGAGGCGGCCAAGGCTGTGCTGGAGAAGGTCTCGGCCGTCGTCGAGAGCAGCGTGGCGGCAACGCAGGCCACCACCGCATTGTGGTGGGGCATGGCGCTCCACCTGCCCGGCCAGTTCGATGTGACGGCCGCCGCGGTGAAGGTGGCCGACAGCTCGCTCGAACCCTTCGCCCGGCGCACCCGGGCCAATGCCGCCCGGTTGAGCGGCTTTCGACGCTGATCCCTAGAGAATCGGCTTTTCCGAAAGCCGCGTTCCGCTTTTCGGGTCGACGCTCTGGCGCCTTCCGGCGCCAGCGACTCAGGCCAGATCCTGCGGTGCGTCGGCGGTCGCTGCGGCTGCCGGCGCGGACAGGGCGTGCTCGCGCTCCAGCCTGCGATAGCGCGCCACGCTCACCGGGATCAGCGCGAGATAAGCTACGACCACGGCCGCCAGCACCTCGAAGGTATAGGCGAAGAGCAAGCCCGCCACGATCACCACGGCCACGAAGATCGGCAGAACCTGGGTGCGCGGCACGCGGGTTCCGAGCGTCTTGCCGGCATAGCAGGGGATTCGGGAGATCGTCAGGAAGGCGATGAACAGGATGTAGATGCCGACGAAGAGCGCGCCATATTCCTGCACCGGCACGCCGATGATGTGGAGATAGACCGGCAGCATGGCGGTGATCGCGCCGGCCGGGGCCGGCATGCCGACGAAGAAATCCTTCTGCCAGTCCGGCCGGTTCGGATCGTCGATCATGACGTTGAAACGCGCGAGGCGCAGCGCCATGGCGCAGGCCAGCGTCAGCACGATGATCCAGCCGAAGGACTTCAGGTCGTGCAGGACGAAGATCCACAGCACATAGCCGGTCGCCACGCCGAAATTCACGAAATCCGAGAGCGAATCGAGCTCGGCGCCGAAGCGCGAGGTGCCCTTGAGCAACCGCGCCAGGCGACCGTCGACGCCGTCGAGCGCGGCGGCGATCAGGATGCAGATCGTCGCCGTCTCGAGCTTGCCTTCGACCACCAGGCGCATCGCCGTCAGGCCGAGGCAGAGCGCCAGCAGCGTGATGACGTTGGGCGCCAGCAGCCGGAAGGGAATCGGCTTGAAGCGGGCGCGCTTGGATTCAACGCGCTCGGGCTCGAAAGGAGGAAACAGGTCGCTCATATCAGCCGAAATACGCGGTTTCTCAGGTCTGCGCTAGCGGCGGTGGCCAAAGTGGAGAGCGTCGCCCCCACTCTGCCCCTCAGATGTCGCGGAAGCTGCGCGCGACCGGCTCGTTGCCGCTCATGTCGGCCAGCACGGTCTCGCCGGCGATCGCGGTCTGCCCCTCGCCGACCAGCGGCACGACATGGGTCGGCAGATAGACGTCGACGCGCGAACCGAAGCGGATCAGGCCGAAGCGCTCGCCGGTCGCCAGCGTGTCGCCCTGCTTGACGAAGGGCACGATGCGGCGGGCAATCAGCCCGGCGATCTGCACGACGCCGACGATGCCGGAGGCCGTCTCGATCGCCAGCGCGTTGCGCTCGTTGTCGTCGCTCGCCTTGTCGAGCTCGGCATTGAGGAAGAGGCCGGGCGTATAGGCGATCTTGGCGATGCGGCCGGGCACCGGCGCGCGGTTCACATGGCAGTCGAAGACGTTCATGAAGATCGAGATGCGCGTCATCGGCTCGGCCGGCAGCTCGAGCTCCGGCGGCGGCAGGGCCTGTGCGATCTGGCTGATCCGGCCATCGGCCGGCGAGATCACCAGCCCCTCCCTTTGCGGCGTGACACGGACGGGGTCGCGGAAGAAATAGCAGATCCAGACCGTGATGATCGCACCGATCCAGCCGAAGGGCGACCAGAGATTGGCGAGCACGATGGTCGCCACCAACCCGATGGCGATGAAGACGTAGCCCTCCTTGTGGATGGGCACGATCACCTTGCGGACGGAATCGACGAGAGACATGAGGCGGGTTCCGTTGAGCTTGGGCGCGTCGAACGCGCCCGAATGGCTTGCCGCTACGCCGATATCGGCCGCGGGCGTTGCGCTGATTTAGGGGGTTATGCCCTTCAGGGAAAGCCCACAGGCTGCGACATCGCGGCCGATGCACCGCTCAAACGCTTTTTGCCGCGCGCCCTTCGGCACGAAACGAAGGCGCGCAGCGGAAGCGGTTAGGCGGTGAAGCGCGGCATCTGGACGAAGCGCACCGCCGCCTTCCAGGTCAGGAAGCCGAAGACGAAGAGCACGAAGCTCTCGGCGATGGCGAAGGGCGGCTCGGACTGCGTCGGCGCCAGCGCCCTGAGCGCTGGAATCTTGCCGAACATCTGCGCGACCAGCACGAACATCAGCAGGTAGAAGGACAGCACTGCGGTGATCGCATAGGTCCGGCGCCAGCCTCCTTCCAGCCTGCGTCCATACAGGGCGTAGGCCGCGATAACGACCAGCACGATATGGATCGCCCCGACGATGTGGGAGGGCAGAACCCCGTTGAACGGAAAGCCGAAGCCGGTCGCGCTGGTGGCGAAAGCAGTGGAGAGGAAGACACCGGTCCAGCCCGGCCGCGTATGCCCGCGCAACAGCCCAGCCGTGACCGGGAACCCGGCCACGATCGCGATCAGGCTAAGCCAGGTGTGAAAACCTACGAATGTCGTCGGATCGAACATGGCAGCCCCCAAAGCCTAGCCCTGCCGGTGCAGCATGCAGGAATCGGACCGCAGTTGCGAGCGATTTCAAACTACGTGAAGGCAAACGACGGCAGCGCCTGCCGTCATGGTCGGGCTTGTCCCGACCATCCACGTCTTCCGTGGTGTAGTGCGGTGTTCAAGACGTGGATGCTCGCCACAAGGGCGAGCATGACGGGTTCCGTCGACCCACCTTACGACAGCGTCACCCTGACACTCTCGCCCTCGGCCTCGGTCGCGCGCTGGAGCGTGGCCTTGGCCTCGTCGACCTCGCGCTGGCGGTTCCACATCGCAGCGTAGACGCCATCGGCCGCGAGCAGGTCGCGATGATGGCCGCGCTCCACGATCACGCCCTTGTCGAGCACGATGATCTCGTCGGCATTGACCACCGTCGAAAGCCGATGGGCGATGACCAGGGTGGTGCGGCCCTCGCTCACCCGGTCGAGCGCGTCCTGGATCTCCTTCTCGGTGAAGGAATCGAGCGCGGACGTCGCTTCATCGAGCACCAGAATCGGCGGCCCCTTCAGGATGGTGCGGGCGATGGCGACGCGCTGCTTCTCGCCGCCGGACAGCTTCAGGCCGCGTTCACCGACCGAGGTGGCGTAGCCTTCCGGCAAGGCACGGATGAAGCGGTCGATCTGGGCAAGGCGAGCCGCTTCCTCGACCTCCTCCGGGGTCGCTTCGGGACGGCCGTAGAGGATGTTGTACTCGATGGTGTCGTTGAACAGCACCGTATCCTGCGGAACCATGCCGATGGCAGCGCGAAGGCTGACCTGCTGGATATCGGCTATCGGCTGGCCATCGATGAGGATGCGGCCCTTCTGTGGCTCGTAGAAGCGGAAGAGCAGGCGCGAGATCGTCGATTTGCCGGCGCCGGACGGGCCGACGATGGCGACCGTCCTGCCCGGCCGCACCGTGAAGGAGACGCCGCGCAGGATCGGCCGCTCCGGCACATAGGCGAAATGCACGTCCTCGAAGGCGACCTCGCCGGCGGGAACCTGCAGCGGCTTCGCGCCGGGCTTGTCCTGGATCTCGGGGTCGCGGCCGATCAGCGAGAACATCTGGGCGATGTCGAGCGTCGCCTGCTTGATCTCGCGATAGACCGTGCCCATGAAGTTCAGCGGCAAATAGAGCTGGATCAGCATCGAGTTGATCAGGATGAGATCGCCGACCGTGTTGGTGCCGGCCTGGAAGCCGCGCACCGCCATCACCATCGAGAGCGTCAGCCCCACGGCGAAGATCGCCGCCTGGCCGAAGTTCAGCCAGGCGAGCGAGGTGTAGGACTTGATCGAGTTGCGCTCGTAACGCGCCATCGACAGATCGTAGCGCGCCGTCTCACGGGCCTCGGCACCGAAATACTTCACCGTCTCGTAGTTCAGCAGCGAGTCGATCGCCTTGGCATTGGCGTCGGTGTCGGACTCGTTCATCGCCGAGCGGATGGCGATGCGCCACTCCGTCGCCTTGATGGTGTAGGTCATGTAGGCCGTGACCATCGTCACCAGCACCACGACATAGCGCCAGTCGAACAGATACAGCAGCACGGCGATGATCAGCACGACCTCGATGATCACCGGCACGAGCTGGTTGAGGCCGAGGCGCACCATCTCCTCGATGCCGTTGCGGCCGCGCTCCAGCACGCGGGTCAGGCCGCCGGTCTTGCGCTCAAGGTGGAAGCGCAGCGAGAGATGGTGGAGATGGCCGAAGGTCTGGAGCGCGAGCGTGCGCACCGCATGCATGAAGACAGGCGCGAAAACGGCATCGCGCAGCTGCACGAAGGCGGACGAACCGACGCGGGCGAGGCCGTAGAGCACCGTTAGCGCCAGCGGCGCGCCGACCAGCCAGGGCAGCCAGTTCTCCAGGTTGGAATAGGTGCCGGCCAGCGCGTCCGTCACCCATTTGAAGGTGAAGGGCACGCCCATCAGGACGAGCCGGCCCGCCAGCATCAGCGCGAAAGCCGCCACGACGCGCCTGCGCAGATCGGCCCGCTCCGCCGGCCAGAGATAGGGCCAGAGCGCGCGGAAGGTGGCGAAGAAGCCGGCCCCCGGCTGGATGGCGGCGGAACGGGAGAAGCTCGGCGCCGGGGGCGGCGCTGACGGCGCGGGCATTTTCAAACGATTCCAGTTGGCGTGCCCGTATAGACGCAATCGCGCGCCGATGCATGCGGGATCGTTGCGCGTTTGCCCGAAAGCCGCCTTGCTCTCGCCGAATGCCGGGTATCAGCTTTGGCGGCGAGCACAGGACGCTCACGATCGGGGACAGATACGACCATGAGAGATCAGCATCTTATCGCCATGGGCCTCGGAGCCGCCGCCGCTGTTGTGCTCGCCGCTCTGCCGGCGGCCGCGCAGTCCGGCAAGCCTCATGCCCAGATCACGATCACCAACCAGCGTACCGTTCCGCTCAACAGCTTCGAGATCGCGACCGCCGGCGAGCAATCCCGCCTCGTGGCCAAGCTCGACAAGCCGCTGGCGCCGGGCAAGAGCGCCGCGCTCAAGCTCAACAAGCCGCAGGGCTGCAGCTACTTCGTGCTGGCCAAGTTCGCCGACGACAGCGAAGGCGCTTCCGAGAGCATGGATCTGTGCCGCGACCGGGTGATCCGGCTGACGGAGTGAGGTTACTCCCTTCTCCCCTCGGGGGAGAAGATGGCAGCGCGAAGCGCTGACGGATGAGGGCCGTCGGCGCCGTCCTTCCCTCATCCGTCTGCTTCACAGACACCTTCTCCCCCGAGGGGAGAAGGAACCC encodes:
- a CDS encoding conserved hypothetical protein (Evidence 4 : Unknown function but conserved in other organisms), producing the protein MTDFPDIIRSPLSQSFTDDGVTVQVEIYRVEGTEGWTLELVDEEGGSTVWQDSFATDTEAFAEFTDGVEQLGLAKLIDPDDDDLATVH
- a CDS encoding conserved hypothetical protein (Evidence 4 : Unknown function but conserved in other organisms), which produces MAYRDEIDAVIACERELRRQIATRIAVEAGVSLENGLPEAILAAADAAIDAWRTEGEEQQDLAAFRAIGPLQALLAEHRAVAERIDDMLDRRLG
- the yxbG gene encoding Uncharacterized oxidoreductase YxbG, producing MTGRLSGKVAIVAGAGSIGPGWGNGKATATVFAREGARVVCADINRDAAEETAGIICNEGGEAFAIQTDVTRADQVGDLVAHALGRYGRIDILDNNVGIAEVGSVVDLPEEVWERVFRVNLTGAFLAMKHVIPVMQRQFEETGEGGSIINISSIASIRHTGVPYASYSATKAALNQLTRTTAVQYAPQKIRVNAILPGLMKTPMVEHSAGLAQAYGEGDIEAMWAARAAQVPMKHMGEAWDVANAALFLASDEARYVTGIELVVDGGITLKYD
- the yacG gene encoding DNA gyrase inhibitor YacG, giving the protein MTETDKPEPAAKPCPICGKPAVARFKPFCSARCADIDLGRWLKGSYVIPGEPIEETEEAPPQRDRDS
- a CDS encoding dTTP/UTP pyrophosphatase, producing MLVLASASPRRLALLEQAGLKPDALLPADLDETPRKGERPRDLARRLAREKAEAAREGAGSRADLEGCYILAADTVVAVGRRILPKAEIVDEAAACLRLLSGRAHRVYTGVAMVTPSGAIRDRIVETRLRFKRLSTEDIEHYLASGEWRGKAGGYAIQGIAGSFVVKLVGSYTGVVGLPLHETVNLLAGEGFPVRFGWMNAA
- a CDS encoding CDP-diacylglycerol--serine O-phosphatidyltransferase; the protein is MSDLFPPFEPERVESKRARFKPIPFRLLAPNVITLLALCLGLTAMRLVVEGKLETATICILIAAALDGVDGRLARLLKGTSRFGAELDSLSDFVNFGVATGYVLWIFVLHDLKSFGWIIVLTLACAMALRLARFNVMIDDPNRPDWQKDFFVGMPAPAGAITAMLPVYLHIIGVPVQEYGALFVGIYILFIAFLTISRIPCYAGKTLGTRVPRTQVLPIFVAVVIVAGLLFAYTFEVLAAVVVAYLALIPVSVARYRRLEREHALSAPAAAATADAPQDLA
- a CDS encoding conserved membrane hypothetical protein (Evidence 4 : Unknown function but conserved in other organisms), encoding MFDPTTFVGFHTWLSLIAIVAGFPVTAGLLRGHTRPGWTGVFLSTAFATSATGFGFPFNGVLPSHIVGAIHIVLVVIAAYALYGRRLEGGWRRTYAITAVLSFYLLMFVLVAQMFGKIPALRALAPTQSEPPFAIAESFVLFVFGFLTWKAAVRFVQMPRFTA
- a CDS encoding hypothetical protein (Evidence 5 : Unknown function), with the protein product MGRQIDVDARTEADQAEALAGRQRVALLDEGHDAAGNQPGDLHDADDAGGRLDRQRVALVVVARLVELGIEEEAGRIGDLGDAAGHRRAVHMAVEDVHEDRDARHRLGRQLELRRRQGLCDLADPAIGRRDHQPLPLRRDTDGVAEEIADPDRDDRTDPAEGRPEIGEHDGRHQPDGDEDVALLVDGHDHLADGIDERHEAGSVELGRVERARMACRYADIGRGRCADLGGYALQGKPTGCDIAADAPLKRFLPRALRHETKARSGSG
- the psd gene encoding Phosphatidylserine decarboxylase proenzyme, translated to MSLVDSVRKVIVPIHKEGYVFIAIGLVATIVLANLWSPFGWIGAIITVWICYFFRDPVRVTPQREGLVISPADGRISQIAQALPPPELELPAEPMTRISIFMNVFDCHVNRAPVPGRIAKIAYTPGLFLNAELDKASDDNERNALAIETASGIVGVVQIAGLIARRIVPFVKQGDTLATGERFGLIRFGSRVDVYLPTHVVPLVGEGQTAIAGETVLADMSGNEPVARSFRDI
- a CDS encoding hypothetical protein (Evidence 5 : Unknown function) translates to MSNHQPLKAVGARKDLTGPCGHPWRDLGYNPVLASRLFGWNALAVCFGVSAHGRSRL
- a CDS encoding conserved exported hypothetical protein (Evidence 4 : Unknown function but conserved in other organisms), with the protein product MRDQHLIAMGLGAAAAVVLAALPAAAQSGKPHAQITITNQRTVPLNSFEIATAGEQSRLVAKLDKPLAPGKSAALKLNKPQGCSYFVLAKFADDSEGASESMDLCRDRVIRLTE
- the atm gene encoding ATM1-type heavy metal exporter — translated: MPAPSAPPPAPSFSRSAAIQPGAGFFATFRALWPYLWPAERADLRRRVVAAFALMLAGRLVLMGVPFTFKWVTDALAGTYSNLENWLPWLVGAPLALTVLYGLARVGSSAFVQLRDAVFAPVFMHAVRTLALQTFGHLHHLSLRFHLERKTGGLTRVLERGRNGIEEMVRLGLNQLVPVIIEVVLIIAVLLYLFDWRYVVVLVTMVTAYMTYTIKATEWRIAIRSAMNESDTDANAKAIDSLLNYETVKYFGAEARETARYDLSMARYERNSIKSYTSLAWLNFGQAAIFAVGLTLSMVMAVRGFQAGTNTVGDLILINSMLIQLYLPLNFMGTVYREIKQATLDIAQMFSLIGRDPEIQDKPGAKPLQVPAGEVAFEDVHFAYVPERPILRGVSFTVRPGRTVAIVGPSGAGKSTISRLLFRFYEPQKGRILIDGQPIADIQQVSLRAAIGMVPQDTVLFNDTIEYNILYGRPEATPEEVEEAARLAQIDRFIRALPEGYATSVGERGLKLSGGEKQRVAIARTILKGPPILVLDEATSALDSFTEKEIQDALDRVSEGRTTLVIAHRLSTVVNADEIIVLDKGVIVERGHHRDLLAADGVYAAMWNRQREVDEAKATLQRATEAEGESVRVTLS
- a CDS encoding conserved hypothetical protein (Evidence 4 : Unknown function but conserved in other organisms), whose translation is MRSTRRSSRSAVATGADAQVLAARVLTMQAEAGLTIAMRMPLLFRGAFGDSRGQHEAAKAVLEKVSAVVESSVAATQATTALWWGMALHLPGQFDVTAAAVKVADSSLEPFARRTRANAARLSGFRR